A single region of the Corticium candelabrum chromosome 15, ooCorCand1.1, whole genome shotgun sequence genome encodes:
- the LOC134191591 gene encoding uncharacterized protein K02A2.6-like has product MNDHVKTFIQRCAACREVDPAQPKLTLIPHTVPSRPWAKVAVDLFVVDRYDYMVTVDYMSNFWEVDRLDSLTSQSIIQKLKPRFARHGIPDTVMSDNGPQFVSGEFSCFSQNWGFDYVTSSLGYPQSNGKVENAVKTTKRLMAKARQSGGDLWLAFLEFQNTPSQGFATSSAQRLMNRRTKTLFPMTESLLVPRECSDESAQRAHHKAQQARYYNQGTTDLPLQPGDIVRIQPRPSLSTWQKGTVQKKVGIRSYQVKADGDTGGTYVRNCRHLRRSHEVTTEKHPLQTQVSEQRNAESTATRKQSARQSSCHTTWSGRMVKPPKYLDDYTA; this is encoded by the coding sequence ATGAATGACCACGTAAAGACGTTCATTCAGCGATGTGCTGCATGCCGTGAAGTAGATCCAGCTCAGCCGAAACTGACTCTCATCCCGCATACCGTCCCATCTCGACCATGGGCGAAAGTAGCCGTCGATCTCTTCGTTGTTGACAGGTATGACTATATGGTCACGGTTGACTACATGAGCAATTTTTGGGAAGTAGACAGGTTGGACAGCCTCACttctcaaagcatcatccagaAACTGAAACCGCGTTTTGCACGGCATGGCATACCGGATACAGTAATGTCGGACAATGGGCCCCAGTTTGTTTCAGGAGAGTTTAGTTGTTTCAGCCAGAACTGGGGTTTTGATTATGTTACTTCGAGCCTGGGCTACCCACAATCGAACGGAAAGGTGGAGAATGCAGTAAAAACTACTAAGCGTCTGATGGCGAAAGCCAGGCAGTCAGGGGGCGATCTGTGGCTTGCTTTCCTCGAGTTCCAAAATACTCCCAGCCAAGGGTTCGCGACCAGTTCGGCACAACGTCTCATGAACCGGCGCACTAAAACTCTGTTCCCTATGACGGAATCTCTACTCGTCCCCCGTGAATGTTCGGACGAATCGGCCCAGCGAGCACACCACAAAGCTCAGCAAGCCCGTTATTACAACCAGGGCACCACAGACCTTCCTCTGCAGCCTGGAGACATTGTCCGTATCCAACCACGCCCCTCATTGTCCACATGGCAGAAAGGCACCGTCCAAAAGAAGGTGGGCATAAGATCGTATCAGGTCAAAGCGGATGGAGATACAGGTGGAACATACGTTCGCAATTGTCGACATCTGAGGCGATCCCACGAAGTCACTACGGAAAAACATCCTCTCCAGACTCAAGTCTCAGAACAACGCAATGCAGAATCCACAGCTACAAGGAAACAATCAGCCCGCCAGTCGTCGTGTCATACCACGTGGAGCGGTCGAATGGTGAAGCCCCCCAAGTATTTGGACGATTACACCGCCTAG
- the LOC134191185 gene encoding jerky protein homolog-like isoform X1, whose amino-acid sequence MEAKDKPKRKRVNLSIEQKIEILEKLDRGISNTAIASEYSIGKSTVTDIQKSRSKITQFAVEAKDSSSFKKRCIVRRADDDQFDKAMHLWFTQERHKGTPLSGVVVMEKARLMHQQMYPDRSPDDFKASTGWLHRFKQRHGIRQLSMQGESLSANPQSAEAFKLSLHKYIEDHKLSIHQIFNCDETGLCWRLLPNKTLADGSEKAAKNCKSPKDRVTLMATANVSGDMRSPLVFIHKSAKPRCFSGVNMSSLPVHYYSQKSAWMDQSIFLDWFFKHFVPEVKRYLKSKSLPLQALLIMDNAPSHPSVEALSSEGMSCMFLPPNVTSLVQPMDQGVLENLKRRYKRELMRKLLLQSESSEDSFISFSKKLTIKDAVYLSAKSWNEIPEVSLCRAWNKLGFGGRSMGDASRIDASESEEEITFEVCSQLGINEEEMEQWLLADKDETGSQSLTDEEIIDSVQVQDPSDSEDEAEHTDVAKISHTKAVDCFSVCLEWLEQQPEATPMNLMLLRELLDLAGQKRGSALKQKTMDCYFSNP is encoded by the coding sequence ATGGAGGCAAAGGACAAGCCTAAGAGAAAGCGAGTCAATTTATCTATTGAACAAAAGATCGAGATTCTTGAGAAGCTGGACAGAGGTATTTCTAATACAGCTATTGCTTCTGAATATAGCATTGGAAAATCCACAGTAACTGATATACAGAAATCTAGGAGCAAAATTACTCAGTTTGCCGTTGAAGCTAAAGACAGCAGTAGTTTTAAGAAGCGTTGCATTGTTAGGAGAGCTGATGATGACCAATTTGACAAGGCCATGCACCTTTGGTTCACACAAGAACGGCACAAAGGCACTCCTCTGAGTGGGGTTGTTGTCATGGAGAAAGCCAGGCTGATGCACCAGCAAATGTATCCAGATCGGTCACCAGATGATTTCAAGGCTAGCACTGGTTGGCTTCATAGATTCAAGCAGAGGCATGGTATTCGTCAACTAAGCATGCAGGGAGAGTCTCTTTCAGCTAATCCTCAGTCTGCTGAAGCATTCAAGCTGTCTTTGCATAAATATATTGAAGATCATAAGCTTTCCATCCATCAGATCTTTAATTGTGATGAGACAGGTCTGTGTTGGCGCCTGCTGCCGAACAAAACCCTGGCAGATGGTTCTGAAAAGGCTGCAAAGAATTGCAAATCCCCTAAAGATCGGGTAACATTGATGGCAACTGCCAATGTCAGTGGAGATATGCGTAGCCCTCTGGTCTTTATTCACAAGAGCGCTAAGCCTCGCTGTTTTTCAGGGGTCAACATGTCATCTCTACCAGTCCATTATTATAGCCAAAAAAGTGCCTGGATGGATCAATCAATTTTCTTGGACTGGTTTTTCAAGCACTTTGTACCAGAGGTGAAGCGTTACTTGAAATCAAAGTCATTGCCACTTCAAGCTCTTCTCATTATGGATAATGCACCATCCCACCCTTCAGTAGAGGCTTTGAGTTCTGAAGGAATGAGTTGCATGTTTCTGCCCCCCAATGTCACAAGTCTGGTTCAACCTATGGATCAGGGAGTGCTGGAGAACCTGAAGCGCAGGTACAAACGAGAGCTCATGAGAAAACTGCTGCTTCAATCTGAATCGAGTGAAGACTCCTTCATTTCCTTCAGCAAAAAGCTGACCATAAAAGATGCGGTGTACCTGAGTGCTAAATCTTGGAACGAAATTCCtgaagtttctctctgtcgtGCTTGGAATAAGCTAGGGTTTGGTGGTCGTAGTATGGGTGATGCTTCTCGGATCGATGCCAGTGAATCCGAAGAAGAAATTACCTTTGAAGTATGTTCCCAGTTGGGCATCAATGAGGAAGAAATGGAGCAATGGCTTCTTGCTGACAAGGATGAAACTGGGTCTCAATCGCTGACTGATGAAGAAATTATCGACTCTGTTCAGGTCCAGGATCCATCGGACAGTGAAGATGAAGCTGAGCACACTGATGTAGCTAAGATTAGCCACACAAAGGCTGTTGATTGCTTTAGTGTCTGCTTGGAATGGTTAGAGCAGCAGCCTGAAGCCACCCCCATGAATCTCATGCTTTTGAGAGAGCTCCTGGACCTTGCAGGACAAAAAAGGGGTTCTGCCTTGAAGCAAAAGACAATggattgttattttagtaaccCTTGA
- the LOC134191185 gene encoding tigger transposable element-derived protein 2-like isoform X2 has protein sequence MHLWFTQERHKGTPLSGVVVMEKARLMHQQMYPDRSPDDFKASTGWLHRFKQRHGIRQLSMQGESLSANPQSAEAFKLSLHKYIEDHKLSIHQIFNCDETGLCWRLLPNKTLADGSEKAAKNCKSPKDRVTLMATANVSGDMRSPLVFIHKSAKPRCFSGVNMSSLPVHYYSQKSAWMDQSIFLDWFFKHFVPEVKRYLKSKSLPLQALLIMDNAPSHPSVEALSSEGMSCMFLPPNVTSLVQPMDQGVLENLKRRYKRELMRKLLLQSESSEDSFISFSKKLTIKDAVYLSAKSWNEIPEVSLCRAWNKLGFGGRSMGDASRIDASESEEEITFEVCSQLGINEEEMEQWLLADKDETGSQSLTDEEIIDSVQVQDPSDSEDEAEHTDVAKISHTKAVDCFSVCLEWLEQQPEATPMNLMLLRELLDLAGQKRGSALKQKTMDCYFSNP, from the coding sequence ATGCACCTTTGGTTCACACAAGAACGGCACAAAGGCACTCCTCTGAGTGGGGTTGTTGTCATGGAGAAAGCCAGGCTGATGCACCAGCAAATGTATCCAGATCGGTCACCAGATGATTTCAAGGCTAGCACTGGTTGGCTTCATAGATTCAAGCAGAGGCATGGTATTCGTCAACTAAGCATGCAGGGAGAGTCTCTTTCAGCTAATCCTCAGTCTGCTGAAGCATTCAAGCTGTCTTTGCATAAATATATTGAAGATCATAAGCTTTCCATCCATCAGATCTTTAATTGTGATGAGACAGGTCTGTGTTGGCGCCTGCTGCCGAACAAAACCCTGGCAGATGGTTCTGAAAAGGCTGCAAAGAATTGCAAATCCCCTAAAGATCGGGTAACATTGATGGCAACTGCCAATGTCAGTGGAGATATGCGTAGCCCTCTGGTCTTTATTCACAAGAGCGCTAAGCCTCGCTGTTTTTCAGGGGTCAACATGTCATCTCTACCAGTCCATTATTATAGCCAAAAAAGTGCCTGGATGGATCAATCAATTTTCTTGGACTGGTTTTTCAAGCACTTTGTACCAGAGGTGAAGCGTTACTTGAAATCAAAGTCATTGCCACTTCAAGCTCTTCTCATTATGGATAATGCACCATCCCACCCTTCAGTAGAGGCTTTGAGTTCTGAAGGAATGAGTTGCATGTTTCTGCCCCCCAATGTCACAAGTCTGGTTCAACCTATGGATCAGGGAGTGCTGGAGAACCTGAAGCGCAGGTACAAACGAGAGCTCATGAGAAAACTGCTGCTTCAATCTGAATCGAGTGAAGACTCCTTCATTTCCTTCAGCAAAAAGCTGACCATAAAAGATGCGGTGTACCTGAGTGCTAAATCTTGGAACGAAATTCCtgaagtttctctctgtcgtGCTTGGAATAAGCTAGGGTTTGGTGGTCGTAGTATGGGTGATGCTTCTCGGATCGATGCCAGTGAATCCGAAGAAGAAATTACCTTTGAAGTATGTTCCCAGTTGGGCATCAATGAGGAAGAAATGGAGCAATGGCTTCTTGCTGACAAGGATGAAACTGGGTCTCAATCGCTGACTGATGAAGAAATTATCGACTCTGTTCAGGTCCAGGATCCATCGGACAGTGAAGATGAAGCTGAGCACACTGATGTAGCTAAGATTAGCCACACAAAGGCTGTTGATTGCTTTAGTGTCTGCTTGGAATGGTTAGAGCAGCAGCCTGAAGCCACCCCCATGAATCTCATGCTTTTGAGAGAGCTCCTGGACCTTGCAGGACAAAAAAGGGGTTCTGCCTTGAAGCAAAAGACAATggattgttattttagtaaccCTTGA
- the LOC134191481 gene encoding uncharacterized protein LOC134191481 isoform X1: protein MELSDLFLDHGRIAEGEPLSVFDTVLANTVGVKECEHSEDSGVQLTFCDVDDIDGVISSVSRRLPDLPLQPLETSPCADWVQEQYEDKCTWDSLIRSKTCSAWTPNTPDSLPYSLPASPTSNFQALSCRITSSSPLSSQTTKTKAQSSKKQDLSSRLDLKMQAVLNSKKRIATSGFTADTNGESSFDGNLWQWKRQQRLLKNRESSSESRRKKKEYLNALESQVKQLTEQHTSLLQENKTLRKCVEQLQREVCVWF from the exons ATGGAGTTGTCAGACTTGTTTCTCGACCATGGTCGCATTGCAGAAGGAGAACCATTGTCGGTGTTTGACACTGTATTAGCTAACACGGTTGGAGTGAAAG AATGCGAGCATAGTGAAGACAGCGGTGTTCAGTTGACTTTCTGCGATGTCGACGACATTGATGGTGTAATATCTAGTGTGTCTCGTCGTCTTCCAGACTTACCG CTGCAACCGCTCGAGACAAGCCCGTGTGCAGACTGGGTACAAGAACAATATGAAGATAAGT GTACGTGGGACTCTTTGATCCGTTCGAAAACTTGCTCAGCGTGGACGCCCAACACACCAGACTCTCTT cCTTACTCTCTTCCTGCTTCTCCTACTTCTAACTTTCAAGCTTTGTCTTGTCGAATCACATCATCGTCACCTTTGTCGTCTCAAACAACGAAGACAAAAGCACAGTCTTCGAAAAAGCAAGACTTATCTTCTCGTCTTGATTTAAAAATGCAGGCTGTGCTGAACTCG AAGAAACGCATTGCTACGTCTGGCTTTACTGCAGACACAAACGGAGAAAGCTCTTTTGATGGAAAT CTTTGGCAATGGAAACGACAGCAAAGATTGCTGAAGAATCGTGAATCTTCTAGTGAATCAAGaagaaaaaagaaagaa TATCTCAATGCTTTGGAGTCACAAGTAAAGCAGCTGACAGAGCAGCATACATCATTATTACAGGAAAACAAAACACTGAGGAAATGTGTGGAGCAACTGCAACGTGAG GTTTGTGTATGGTTTTGA
- the LOC134191481 gene encoding uncharacterized protein LOC134191481 isoform X2, translating into MELSDLFLDHGRIAEGEPLSVFDTVLANTVGVKECEHSEDSGVQLTFCDVDDIDGVISSVSRRLPDLPLQPLETSPCADWVQEQYEDKCTWDSLIRSKTCSAWTPNTPDSLPYSLPASPTSNFQALSCRITSSSPLSSQTTKTKAQSSKKQDLSSRLDLKMQAVLNSKKRIATSGFTADTNGESSFDGNLWQWKRQQRLLKNRESSSESRRKKKEVI; encoded by the exons ATGGAGTTGTCAGACTTGTTTCTCGACCATGGTCGCATTGCAGAAGGAGAACCATTGTCGGTGTTTGACACTGTATTAGCTAACACGGTTGGAGTGAAAG AATGCGAGCATAGTGAAGACAGCGGTGTTCAGTTGACTTTCTGCGATGTCGACGACATTGATGGTGTAATATCTAGTGTGTCTCGTCGTCTTCCAGACTTACCG CTGCAACCGCTCGAGACAAGCCCGTGTGCAGACTGGGTACAAGAACAATATGAAGATAAGT GTACGTGGGACTCTTTGATCCGTTCGAAAACTTGCTCAGCGTGGACGCCCAACACACCAGACTCTCTT cCTTACTCTCTTCCTGCTTCTCCTACTTCTAACTTTCAAGCTTTGTCTTGTCGAATCACATCATCGTCACCTTTGTCGTCTCAAACAACGAAGACAAAAGCACAGTCTTCGAAAAAGCAAGACTTATCTTCTCGTCTTGATTTAAAAATGCAGGCTGTGCTGAACTCG AAGAAACGCATTGCTACGTCTGGCTTTACTGCAGACACAAACGGAGAAAGCTCTTTTGATGGAAAT CTTTGGCAATGGAAACGACAGCAAAGATTGCTGAAGAATCGTGAATCTTCTAGTGAATCAAGaagaaaaaagaaagaagTAATTTAA